From a single Helicovermis profundi genomic region:
- a CDS encoding DNA integrity scanning protein DisA nucleotide-binding domain protein, with the protein MISKHSDDILRKLLRFIRLYAKGTFNSLDKELNPEVFIFYYVYENGVKYNTIPLNKIKSKLFNDNDLEAFSLQNSIINTNTLEKNTNLMMPITESYFNNNNVYKDKVVLISDFHLIEDVLTSIVTLLDKDVFDSYYHLKNILNPIPKSFLGAVCNEYIRDINKLLYDYQRKSYDSMIDFKETLKHSAISMLQILGYSGSSINIYNNLNKISSLNYEGKPIKGKIIFTDSSNLKKQSMHQSIELIMEFNDRFSQNNYRHVRKLLEITRDDLYLISDTKHIKGIGRINKNYNYSDENIFIIEFTNYQTWNLNHMDVSMMNVSHDRATLPREVIKYTDFKKQIRKLFKELELEKIKNLYKIIIAATKQEKGTIIVISSNARSEATRLKTQGFLVKPIELNPNIIKSITSIDGAILIDTNCVCHSIGTILDGLATLKGDMSRGARYNSSVRYVETIAKNPDYTDCLVVVISEDKMIDLITKYSIK; encoded by the coding sequence ATGATTAGTAAACATTCTGATGACATCTTACGAAAATTACTTCGTTTTATTCGTTTATATGCGAAAGGAACTTTCAATAGTTTAGATAAAGAACTAAATCCAGAAGTTTTTATATTTTACTATGTTTATGAAAATGGAGTTAAATACAATACTATTCCACTAAATAAAATTAAATCAAAATTATTTAACGACAATGATTTGGAAGCTTTTTCGCTTCAAAATTCAATCATTAATACAAATACACTTGAAAAAAACACTAATTTAATGATGCCAATTACTGAGTCTTATTTCAATAACAATAATGTATATAAAGACAAAGTTGTACTTATTAGCGACTTTCATTTAATTGAAGATGTTCTTACTTCGATAGTAACACTACTTGATAAAGACGTATTTGACTCATATTATCATTTAAAAAATATACTTAATCCAATACCTAAATCTTTTCTCGGCGCTGTATGTAATGAGTATATTCGCGATATAAACAAATTATTATATGATTATCAAAGAAAATCTTATGATTCCATGATTGACTTTAAAGAAACCTTAAAGCATTCGGCAATAAGCATGCTTCAAATTTTGGGATACTCTGGAAGTTCAATTAATATATATAATAATTTAAATAAAATTTCTTCGTTAAACTATGAGGGAAAACCAATAAAAGGTAAAATAATTTTTACAGATTCTAGTAACCTTAAAAAACAATCAATGCATCAGAGTATTGAATTAATAATGGAATTTAATGATAGGTTTTCACAAAATAATTATAGACATGTTAGAAAACTTCTTGAAATAACTAGAGACGATCTATATTTAATATCTGACACCAAACACATTAAGGGGATTGGCAGAATTAACAAAAACTATAACTATTCTGATGAAAATATATTTATTATTGAATTTACCAATTATCAAACGTGGAATTTAAATCATATGGATGTTTCTATGATGAATGTTTCTCATGATAGAGCTACACTACCGAGAGAAGTAATAAAATATACAGATTTTAAAAAACAAATTCGTAAACTTTTTAAAGAATTAGAGCTTGAAAAAATAAAAAATCTATACAAAATAATAATCGCTGCAACAAAACAAGAAAAGGGAACTATCATTGTAATTTCAAGTAATGCACGATCTGAGGCTACTAGACTTAAAACACAAGGCTTTTTAGTTAAACCAATTGAACTAAACCCTAATATTATTAAATCTATAACTTCAATAGATGGCGCTATTTTAATTGATACTAACTGTGTATGTCATAGTATCGGAACAATATTAGATGGTCTAGCTACATTAAAGGGTGATATGTCGCGCGGTGCTAGATACAATTCTTCAGTAAGGTACGTTGAAACCATTGCAAAGAATCCTGATTATACCGACTGCTTAGTAGTCGTAATCTCTGAAGACAAAATGATTGATCTTATTACTAAATATTCCATAAAATAA
- a CDS encoding aspartate kinase encodes MNTYVIKYGGTSVENTDKIKQIANDIVKRKDIGENIVVVVSAMGKTTNELIVLANKISKNPSPREIDMLLSTGEQVSISLLSIAIRDLGYKCVSLTGVQAGIETDETHRRARISKINAEKIDNLLNKGNIVVIAGFQGVSPSGEITTLGRGGSDTTAVSLAAVLEAPCEIYTDVDGVYTVDPKLYPYAKKLDKISYEEMLEFASRGAKVLETRAVEMAHKYHVPLYVKKSSSNSTGTLIKEMDEDMERKLITGMTIDEDCLMVSLNLVPFEGKNISNIFSKLANENIYIDMISQTAPYNGFVNVSFTTREDEKFKVRQIISNLLEEFPTIDYIMESSVVKLSVVGIGMISQSGVASALFETLSNNNIEFYQVTTSEISISYTINEYDKEKVIKLFAKKFSL; translated from the coding sequence ATGAATACTTACGTAATTAAATATGGTGGGACATCAGTAGAAAATACCGATAAAATTAAACAAATAGCAAATGATATTGTTAAAAGAAAAGATATTGGAGAAAATATAGTTGTTGTTGTATCAGCGATGGGGAAAACAACAAATGAACTTATTGTTTTAGCAAATAAAATTTCTAAAAATCCATCTCCTAGAGAAATTGATATGCTTCTTTCTACTGGTGAGCAAGTTTCTATTTCTCTATTAAGTATCGCAATAAGAGATTTAGGCTATAAATGCGTTTCACTTACTGGTGTTCAAGCAGGTATAGAAACTGACGAAACACATAGAAGAGCACGAATATCAAAAATCAATGCTGAAAAAATAGATAATCTACTTAATAAAGGAAATATAGTTGTAATCGCTGGTTTTCAAGGTGTTTCTCCGAGTGGTGAAATCACAACACTAGGTAGAGGTGGCTCTGATACCACAGCTGTTTCATTAGCTGCTGTTTTAGAAGCTCCCTGCGAAATATATACCGATGTAGATGGTGTTTATACTGTAGATCCAAAGCTATACCCATATGCAAAAAAGCTTGATAAAATTTCTTATGAAGAAATGCTAGAGTTTGCTTCAAGAGGAGCAAAAGTACTCGAAACTAGAGCTGTTGAAATGGCACATAAATATCATGTACCATTATATGTAAAAAAAAGCAGTTCCAATTCTACTGGAACTTTAATTAAGGAGATGGATGAAGATATGGAAAGAAAATTAATAACAGGAATGACTATTGATGAGGATTGCTTAATGGTTTCATTAAATTTAGTACCTTTCGAAGGCAAAAATATTTCAAATATTTTTAGTAAACTTGCAAATGAAAATATTTATATAGATATGATCAGCCAAACTGCACCTTATAATGGATTTGTAAATGTATCATTTACAACAAGAGAAGATGAAAAATTTAAAGTTAGACAAATCATTAGCAATCTTCTTGAAGAATTTCCTACTATAGATTACATCATGGAATCATCAGTTGTAAAACTAAGTGTAGTAGGAATTGGTATGATTAGTCAGTCTGGAGTAGCTTCAGCTCTGTTCGAAACTCTTTCAAACAACAATATTGAATTTTATCAAGTAACTACTTCAGAAATAAGCATATCATATACTATTAACGAATACGATAAAGAAAAAGTAATCAAATTATTTGCTAAAAAATTTAGTCTTTAG
- the lysA gene encoding diaminopimelate decarboxylase, whose product MNLHGTMSINEMGNLEIGNIDTVNLAKKYGTPLYVFDVKNIKNNINNFKVGFKHPKIETEIIYASKAFLTIGMCKLIEEQGLSLDVVSGGELYTAKKANFPPNKIYFHGNNKTIEELILALNYGVNKIIIDNEYEIELVNYLCTELDQNVEVLLRVNPGIEAHTHEYIQTANNDSKFGISIFNENICDIISSITDSYHMTLKGFHYHIGSQILDEVSFIKGIEVMMNFVKKIKLTCSYETKELNLGGGFGVYYSKEDSELDLNSCLKNMLSEVNKISKENNITIPKLLIEPGRSIVANSGTTLYKVGATKDTFGGKSFIFVDGGMADNPRTALYDAIYEGAIANKMTNENTNEYTIAGKCCESGDIVIKTITLPKADKNDILAVASTGAYNYSMASNYNRLRKPAVVFVENGKSKVVVKRETYDDIIRNDTL is encoded by the coding sequence ATGAATTTACATGGAACAATGAGTATTAATGAAATGGGTAATTTAGAAATTGGAAATATCGACACAGTTAATCTTGCAAAAAAATATGGAACTCCGCTTTACGTTTTTGATGTTAAAAATATCAAAAATAATATCAATAATTTTAAAGTTGGATTTAAACACCCTAAAATAGAAACAGAAATTATATATGCATCAAAAGCTTTTCTTACGATTGGTATGTGCAAGTTAATTGAAGAACAGGGACTATCACTCGATGTTGTTTCTGGTGGAGAGTTATACACTGCAAAAAAAGCTAATTTCCCTCCTAACAAAATATACTTTCATGGAAATAATAAGACTATTGAAGAACTTATACTCGCACTTAATTATGGTGTAAATAAAATTATTATTGATAACGAATATGAAATTGAACTCGTTAACTATTTATGCACAGAGCTAGATCAAAATGTTGAAGTGCTTCTTAGAGTCAATCCAGGAATTGAAGCTCATACTCATGAATATATTCAAACAGCTAACAATGATTCGAAATTTGGAATTTCAATTTTTAATGAAAATATTTGTGATATTATATCGTCTATTACTGATAGTTATCATATGACTTTAAAAGGATTTCATTACCATATTGGTTCTCAAATTCTTGATGAAGTTTCATTTATTAAAGGTATAGAAGTTATGATGAACTTTGTAAAAAAAATTAAATTAACCTGCTCATATGAAACAAAAGAATTAAATCTTGGTGGAGGTTTTGGCGTTTACTATTCAAAAGAAGACAGTGAACTTGATTTAAATTCATGTCTTAAAAATATGCTTTCTGAAGTAAATAAAATTTCTAAAGAAAACAATATAACTATTCCTAAGCTTTTAATTGAACCAGGAAGAAGTATTGTGGCAAATAGCGGAACAACACTATATAAAGTTGGCGCTACAAAAGATACTTTTGGAGGAAAATCATTCATTTTTGTAGATGGAGGAATGGCTGATAATCCAAGAACAGCCTTATACGACGCTATATATGAAGGTGCAATTGCAAACAAAATGACTAATGAAAATACTAATGAATATACAATAGCTGGCAAATGTTGTGAATCTGGTGATATAGTTATTAAAACTATTACTCTTCCAAAAGCTGATAAAAATGATATTTTAGCAGTGGCATCTACAGGGGCTTATAATTATAGTATGGCCAGCAATTATAATAGACTTAGAAAACCTGCGGTTGTTTTCGTTGAAAACGGAAAATCTAAAGTAGTTGTAAAAAGAGAAACGTATGATGACATTATTAGAAATGATACTTTATAG
- a CDS encoding response regulator — protein sequence MGKSILFVDDEQQIIRALRRLFIHSEYDMFFANSAEDALQILEQNVVDLLVTDIKMPKMDGFELLEEAKTKYPLMLRVALSGYTDNKKIYSAIENNIVKLYLYKPWDNNEIVEIINKMFELEDVLKDKKLLNLINNLDKLPTVSSLYTSLCKLIEEDASMDVISKKIEEDPSISSKILRVANSAFYGAKTGSISQAIMYIGLINVKNIVLTNGIFDSSRNNTDHYERLWKHVNLSNKIMHLLYQKCIFKKIPNIYASAGLLHDIGKIILLDSFSKEYDEILMDIKESSASIHELELEKIGIDHQKIGGYLLNWWELPFPIIESAMYHHDPLNKSIINKELVQIVHIADYYSWQIIDAERNNGVLNLDVLKELSIDIELVEKVIAENVKE from the coding sequence ATGGGAAAAAGCATATTATTTGTGGATGATGAACAACAAATTATAAGAGCTTTAAGAAGGCTTTTTATACATAGTGAATATGATATGTTCTTTGCAAATAGTGCAGAAGATGCACTTCAAATATTAGAACAGAATGTAGTCGATCTATTGGTTACTGATATAAAAATGCCTAAGATGGATGGATTCGAATTATTAGAAGAAGCTAAAACGAAGTATCCGCTGATGCTTAGAGTTGCTCTTAGTGGATATACAGATAATAAAAAAATATATAGTGCTATTGAGAATAACATCGTTAAATTATATTTATACAAGCCTTGGGACAATAATGAAATAGTTGAAATTATAAATAAAATGTTTGAACTTGAAGACGTTTTAAAAGATAAAAAATTGCTAAATTTAATTAATAATTTAGATAAACTTCCTACAGTTTCTTCATTATATACATCGCTTTGTAAGCTTATTGAAGAAGATGCAAGTATGGATGTTATTTCAAAAAAAATAGAGGAAGATCCATCGATTTCATCTAAAATACTAAGGGTTGCAAATTCAGCATTTTATGGTGCGAAAACTGGTTCTATTTCACAAGCAATAATGTATATTGGTCTTATTAATGTTAAAAATATTGTACTTACAAATGGTATATTTGATAGCTCAAGAAATAACACTGACCACTATGAAAGACTTTGGAAGCATGTTAATTTATCGAATAAAATTATGCATTTATTATACCAAAAGTGCATATTTAAAAAAATACCAAATATTTATGCTTCTGCAGGGCTTCTTCATGATATTGGAAAAATAATTTTATTAGACTCATTTTCTAAAGAATACGATGAAATACTTATGGATATTAAAGAATCCTCTGCATCTATACATGAATTAGAACTTGAAAAAATAGGAATTGATCACCAAAAAATTGGCGGATATTTATTGAATTGGTGGGAGCTACCTTTTCCAATAATAGAATCAGCAATGTATCATCATGATCCACTTAATAAGAGCATAATAAATAAAGAATTAGTACAAATAGTTCATATAGCAGATTATTACTCTTGGCAAATAATAGATGCCGAAAGAAATAATGGTGTGCTTAATCTTGATGTTTTAAAGGAGCTTTCTATAGATATAGAATTAGTTGAAAAAGTTATTGCAGAAAATGTTAAAGAATAA